AAATGACATGATTAAGTACAACAGGAATATGATGATCGTACAACCCTGCACCCAGAAAGCTGGTGTAACGTTCAAAATCAGCATTGCGAGCGGCAAGTCCGTTCATATACTTTAGAAGTTCAGGCTCACTTAGTTTTTCGGACATGGGCAGAACTCCGTCGTAACGCACCTCAGCAGGAATATCTGCAAATAGATCCTCAATGGATTCCGCGCCAACAGCGGCAAGCATTTCAGATTGATCCTGCTCAGTCATCGGTAAATAACGATGCTTCATCATAAGGTTTCTCCTTTTTTATAAAATGGTGTCTTTACTACGATCGCTTTAAGTCGCTTACCGCGAATTTCAATCGAAACCTCAGTCCCTACTGGAGCATATCTGCTGTCGATCAGTGCAAGGCCGAGATTTCGCTTCGACGTTGGTGACTGCGTACCGCTAGTGATTTCACCGATTAGAGAATCGTCCACATACACCAGGTAATGAGAGCGGGGGATCCCGCGATCAATTAGTTCAACACCAACAAGCTTACGGGATACACCTTCGTTCTTTTGCAGAGCTAATGCATCTCGTCCAATAAAGTTGCCTTTGTCCAGCTTTACGAAGTATCCAAGACCTGCTTCAAGCGGAGAAATGGTGTCTGACAGTTCTTGGCCGTACAGCGCGAGCTTAGCTTCGAATCGAAGAGTATCACGCGCACCAAGCCCTGCCGGAATCAGGCCGTTCGGCTCGCCGGCAGCGAGCAGCCCTGTCCATATGGCCGAAGCAGATTCAGCTGGGCAATATATTTCGAAGCCGTCCTCGCCGGTGTAACCGGTACGGGAGAGGAGAACGGAGGTACCGCATACATCCGCGTTTTGAATAAAATGAAAAGATGACAGTGTATGAACAGGTTCATCGCTCACCTTAGATAAAATAGCCGCGGCTTCAGGACCCTGCAGGGCAATGAGAGCGGTTTCTATCGAGATGTTTTGAAGGTCAACGCCATCGATGAGATGGTCCTTTAACCACTGTAAATCCTTGTCGATGTTAGATGCATTCACAACTAGCATAAATTGATTATCTGAGAGCTTGTAGACTAGCAGATCGTCCACGGTGCCGCCGTTATCATTGCACATAGGAGCATATTGGGCCTGACCGACAGACAACCGCGAAACATCATTAGTAACCATTTGCTGCAAAAAAACCTCGGCGTTTGGCCCGGTTACCAGAAATTCACCCATATGGGAAACGTCGAACAGACCGGCTTGTCGGCGTACAGCTTCGTGTTCTCGAACAATTCCGTGAAACTGTACAGGCAGCTCCCAGCCTCCAAAATCGATGCAGCGGACGGATGGGAAATCCGAGTAAAGCGGGTAAAGCGGCGTTCGTTGCAATGAACTCATTTTGAGCACCTCTTTAGCATGAAATTGGGACTACACAAAAAAAGACAGGCAAAAGGAATAACATACGCGCAAAGCAAGCTTTGCCGTATCATTGTCCTTCTGCTCTGTCCTTTGTACCTGAGAGTTACCTCTACACAAATTATGTAAGCAAGATATGAAGCGCGTGTGAGTTTCCCCTTTGGTGATCCTATATGTATCAGGATTCTCTCCAGAGGTGCGTCCAGTAAAAGTCCTTTTGCCTGAGAGATTCACCGTTGTTTCGGTTTACTCCTTCGGCGTTACCCGTTAGTCGGTAATCTCTCCCAATACCTTCATCCGCTTATTCAGCTCTATTATGCTTTTTGTTCTTCACATCATTATAACCGTCGGTCTCTGTAACGTGTCAACCTTTAGTTCGTCAAAAAATATTATTTTTGTCAGCTATATTGACATGATCTGCTAAGTGCTTTATCCTGTGGAAGAAATCAATCAAATTACATATTGTGGATGACGATGGACGGGAGAGACCGCAACGCCAATTAAGGTGGCGGCACCGAAGGAGCAATTCGTTACACCTGCCGGTTAACGAGTAATCTCTCAGGTAAAAGTACCGCTGTCTGACGCAACTCTGGAGAGAGCGAAAGCCGCCAAAGGGGAAACGAAGGGCCGTAAAAGAGACGGTCGTTCATAAACTCTCAGGTACCGAGGACAGAGAAGAGGCGCGAGTCTTTTCCTGTCCTTTTTTTATTTTGTTTGAATCCATTTCATATTAAGAAAAGAGGAAATTCAAATGAGTGAAATCAGAGAGCAATTGGTGTACAGTGAAGATCATGAATGGGCGTTGAAGGTGGAAGGCAACATCGTACGTATTGGAATTACCGATCACGCACAATGCCAACTGGGCGATATTGTTTTTGTGGAGCTGCCGGAGGTTGGATCAGACGTAGCTGCAGGGGATAGCATAGGATCAATTGAATCCGTAAAGACGGTATCGGAGCTTTATTGTCCGGTATCCGGTAAAATAACCAAGTTGAATGGAGATCTTGAGTCGCAGCCGGAGCTGGTGAACAGTGAACCGTACGAAGGCGGTTGGATTGTTGAGATCG
Above is a window of Paenibacillus uliginis N3/975 DNA encoding:
- the gcvT gene encoding glycine cleavage system aminomethyltransferase GcvT, which gives rise to MSSLQRTPLYPLYSDFPSVRCIDFGGWELPVQFHGIVREHEAVRRQAGLFDVSHMGEFLVTGPNAEVFLQQMVTNDVSRLSVGQAQYAPMCNDNGGTVDDLLVYKLSDNQFMLVVNASNIDKDLQWLKDHLIDGVDLQNISIETALIALQGPEAAAILSKVSDEPVHTLSSFHFIQNADVCGTSVLLSRTGYTGEDGFEIYCPAESASAIWTGLLAAGEPNGLIPAGLGARDTLRFEAKLALYGQELSDTISPLEAGLGYFVKLDKGNFIGRDALALQKNEGVSRKLVGVELIDRGIPRSHYLVYVDDSLIGEITSGTQSPTSKRNLGLALIDSRYAPVGTEVSIEIRGKRLKAIVVKTPFYKKGETL
- the gcvH gene encoding glycine cleavage system protein GcvH, with product MSEIREQLVYSEDHEWALKVEGNIVRIGITDHAQCQLGDIVFVELPEVGSDVAAGDSIGSIESVKTVSELYCPVSGKITKLNGDLESQPELVNSEPYEGGWIVEIEVEGDLEEALAKLLTAEAYRAKVD